One Falco cherrug isolate bFalChe1 chromosome 11, bFalChe1.pri, whole genome shotgun sequence DNA window includes the following coding sequences:
- the MFSD1 gene encoding major facilitator superfamily domain-containing protein 1 isoform X1 produces MAEEERALLGPAGRQEDGGGSAAAPSVLPAACDPRRLAHRLLVLSLMCFLGFGSYFCYDNPAALQTQVQRDMKVNTAQFMALYAWYSWPNVVLCFFGGFLIDRVFGIRLGTIIFSIFVCVGQVIFALGAILNTFWLMDVGRFIFGIGGESLAVAQNTYAVSWFKGKELNLVFGLQLSMARIGSTVNMNIMGWIYSRVQDLLGYTGPSTLGLTLMIGGVTCLFSLTCALILAYLDKRAEKLRCKEQGKTGEVIKLTDVKDFSLSLWLIFVICVCYYAAVFPFIGLGKVFFIEKFKFSSQEASAINSIVYIISAPMSPVFGLLVDKLGKNIIWVLCAVVTTLASHIMLAFTFWNPWIAMCLLGLAYSLLACALWPMVAFVVPEHQLGTAYGFMQSIQNLGLAIIAIAAGMILDTRGYLFLEVFFSACVCLSLIAVVMLYFVNHLTGGDLNWSAKKREKLQKAAETEAEEQERLRRQNEDDLAKLRPKADDFSLRNKYLSKLGAQLPDNYSSCLSTMTHRSMLK; encoded by the exons ATGGCGGAGGAGGAGCGGGCGCTGCtgggccccgccggccgccaGGAAGATGGCGGTGGCTCGGCGGCAGCCCCCAGCGTCCTGCCCGCCGCCTGCGACCCGCGGCGCTTGGCGCACCGCCTGCTCGTCCTCTCGCTCATGTGCTTCCTGGGCTTCG GCAGCTACTTCTGCTACGACAACCCGGCGGCGCTGCAGACGCAGGTGCAGCGG GACATGAAGGTGAACACAGCTCAGTTCATGGCACTCTATGCTTGGTATTCCTGGCCCAACGTGGTGCTTTGCTTCTTCGGAGGTTTTCTGATAGACAGAGTTTTTGGAATACG gtTGGGCACTATAATATTTAGTATCTTTGTTTGTGTTGGGCAG gtaatttttgctttgggaGCAATACTTAATACTTTCTGGCTGATGGATGTGGGCAGATTCATATTTGG AATAGGTGGAGAGTCCTTAGCAGTGGCACAGAACACCTATGCGGTCAGTTGGTTTAAAGGCAAGGAGTTAAATCTTGTGTTTGGATTACAGCTAAGCATGGCCAGAATT GGGAGCACAGTGAACATGAATATCATGGGATGGATATACTCAAGAGTTCAAGATCTTCTGGGGTATACTGGTCCCAGTACTCTTGGGTTAACTCTCATGATAG GTGGTGTAACATGTCTCTTCTCACTGACCTGTGCGCTAATCCTTGCTTACCTGGACAAGAGAGCAGAGAAGCTCCGTTGTAAAGAGCAAGGGAAAACGG GTGAAGTGATTAAACTAACAGACGTGAAGGACTTCTCTTTGTCCTTGTGGCTTATATTTGTAATCTGTGTCTGTTACTAtgcagcagtttttcctttcattggACTTGGAAA gGTTTTCTTTATTGAGAAATTCAAATTCTCGTCCCAAGAAGCAAGTGCAATTAACAG TATTGTGTATATCATATCAGCACCCATGTCCCCAGTCTTTGGACTCCTGGTGGATAAACTTGGAAAGAATATCATCTGGGTTCTATGTGCTGTAGTGACTACACTTGCCTCTCATATTATGTTGGCTTTTACCTTCTGGAACCCCTGGATAGCAATG TGTTTGCTAGGATTGGCCTACTCATTGCTTGCCTGTGCCCTGTGGCCCATGGTGGCCTTTGTGGTTCCAGAACACCAGCTGGGAACTGCTTATGGCTT TATGCAGTCTATCCAGAATCTCGGTCTGGCAATTATTGCTATAGCTGCTGGGATGATTTTGGACACAAGAGGTTACTTGTTTCTTGAAGTCTTCTTCAGTGCTTGTGTTTGCT tgtcacTAATAGCTGTAGTCATGCTGTATTTTGTGAATCACCTCACAG GTGGTGATCTCAACTGGTCTGCAAAGAAACgtgaaaaactgcagaaagcagctgaaacTGA agcaGAAGAACAAGAGAGGCTCAGACGTCAAAATGAAGATGACTTGGCTAAATTACGGCCAAAAGCTGATGACTTTAGTTTAAGGAATAAATACCTCTCCAAACTAGGCGCTCAG ctaCCAGATAATTACTCTTCCTGTTTATCGACAATGACACACAGAAGCATGTTGAAATAG
- the MFSD1 gene encoding major facilitator superfamily domain-containing protein 1 isoform X4, with product MKVNTAQFMALYAWYSWPNVVLCFFGGFLIDRVFGIRLGTIIFSIFVCVGQVIFALGAILNTFWLMDVGRFIFGIGGESLAVAQNTYAVSWFKGKELNLVFGLQLSMARIGSTVNMNIMGWIYSRVQDLLGYTGPSTLGLTLMIGGVTCLFSLTCALILAYLDKRAEKLRCKEQGKTGEVIKLTDVKDFSLSLWLIFVICVCYYAAVFPFIGLGKVFFIEKFKFSSQEASAINSIVYIISAPMSPVFGLLVDKLGKNIIWVLCAVVTTLASHIMLAFTFWNPWIAMCLLGLAYSLLACALWPMVAFVVPEHQLGTAYGFMQSIQNLGLAIIAIAAGMILDTRGYLFLEVFFSACVCLSLIAVVMLYFVNHLTGGDLNWSAKKREKLQKAAETEAEEQERLRRQNEDDLAKLRPKADDFSLRNKYLSKLGAQLPDNYSSCLSTMTHRSMLK from the exons ATGAAGGTGAACACAGCTCAGTTCATGGCACTCTATGCTTGGTATTCCTGGCCCAACGTGGTGCTTTGCTTCTTCGGAGGTTTTCTGATAGACAGAGTTTTTGGAATACG gtTGGGCACTATAATATTTAGTATCTTTGTTTGTGTTGGGCAG gtaatttttgctttgggaGCAATACTTAATACTTTCTGGCTGATGGATGTGGGCAGATTCATATTTGG AATAGGTGGAGAGTCCTTAGCAGTGGCACAGAACACCTATGCGGTCAGTTGGTTTAAAGGCAAGGAGTTAAATCTTGTGTTTGGATTACAGCTAAGCATGGCCAGAATT GGGAGCACAGTGAACATGAATATCATGGGATGGATATACTCAAGAGTTCAAGATCTTCTGGGGTATACTGGTCCCAGTACTCTTGGGTTAACTCTCATGATAG GTGGTGTAACATGTCTCTTCTCACTGACCTGTGCGCTAATCCTTGCTTACCTGGACAAGAGAGCAGAGAAGCTCCGTTGTAAAGAGCAAGGGAAAACGG GTGAAGTGATTAAACTAACAGACGTGAAGGACTTCTCTTTGTCCTTGTGGCTTATATTTGTAATCTGTGTCTGTTACTAtgcagcagtttttcctttcattggACTTGGAAA gGTTTTCTTTATTGAGAAATTCAAATTCTCGTCCCAAGAAGCAAGTGCAATTAACAG TATTGTGTATATCATATCAGCACCCATGTCCCCAGTCTTTGGACTCCTGGTGGATAAACTTGGAAAGAATATCATCTGGGTTCTATGTGCTGTAGTGACTACACTTGCCTCTCATATTATGTTGGCTTTTACCTTCTGGAACCCCTGGATAGCAATG TGTTTGCTAGGATTGGCCTACTCATTGCTTGCCTGTGCCCTGTGGCCCATGGTGGCCTTTGTGGTTCCAGAACACCAGCTGGGAACTGCTTATGGCTT TATGCAGTCTATCCAGAATCTCGGTCTGGCAATTATTGCTATAGCTGCTGGGATGATTTTGGACACAAGAGGTTACTTGTTTCTTGAAGTCTTCTTCAGTGCTTGTGTTTGCT tgtcacTAATAGCTGTAGTCATGCTGTATTTTGTGAATCACCTCACAG GTGGTGATCTCAACTGGTCTGCAAAGAAACgtgaaaaactgcagaaagcagctgaaacTGA agcaGAAGAACAAGAGAGGCTCAGACGTCAAAATGAAGATGACTTGGCTAAATTACGGCCAAAAGCTGATGACTTTAGTTTAAGGAATAAATACCTCTCCAAACTAGGCGCTCAG ctaCCAGATAATTACTCTTCCTGTTTATCGACAATGACACACAGAAGCATGTTGAAATAG
- the MFSD1 gene encoding major facilitator superfamily domain-containing protein 1 isoform X2 encodes MAEEERALLGPAGRQEDGGGSAAAPSVLPAACDPRRLAHRLLVLSLMCFLGFGSYFCYDNPAALQTQVQRDMKVNTAQFMALYAWYSWPNVVLCFFGGFLIDRVFGIRLGTIIFSIFVCVGQVIFALGAILNTFWLMDVGRFIFGIGGESLAVAQNTYAVSWFKGKELNLVFGLQLSMARIGSTVNMNIMGWIYSRVQDLLGYTGPSTLGLTLMIGGVTCLFSLTCALILAYLDKRAEKLRCKEQGKTGEVIKLTDVKDFSLSLWLIFVICVCYYAAVFPFIGLGKVFFIEKFKFSSQEASAINSIVYIISAPMSPVFGLLVDKLGKNIIWVLCAVVTTLASHIMLAFTFWNPWIAMCLLGLAYSLLACALWPMVAFVVPEHQLGTAYGFMQSIQNLGLAIIAIAAGMILDTRGYLFLEVFFSACVCLSLIAVVMLYFVNHLTGGDLNWSAKKREKLQKAAETEKEI; translated from the exons ATGGCGGAGGAGGAGCGGGCGCTGCtgggccccgccggccgccaGGAAGATGGCGGTGGCTCGGCGGCAGCCCCCAGCGTCCTGCCCGCCGCCTGCGACCCGCGGCGCTTGGCGCACCGCCTGCTCGTCCTCTCGCTCATGTGCTTCCTGGGCTTCG GCAGCTACTTCTGCTACGACAACCCGGCGGCGCTGCAGACGCAGGTGCAGCGG GACATGAAGGTGAACACAGCTCAGTTCATGGCACTCTATGCTTGGTATTCCTGGCCCAACGTGGTGCTTTGCTTCTTCGGAGGTTTTCTGATAGACAGAGTTTTTGGAATACG gtTGGGCACTATAATATTTAGTATCTTTGTTTGTGTTGGGCAG gtaatttttgctttgggaGCAATACTTAATACTTTCTGGCTGATGGATGTGGGCAGATTCATATTTGG AATAGGTGGAGAGTCCTTAGCAGTGGCACAGAACACCTATGCGGTCAGTTGGTTTAAAGGCAAGGAGTTAAATCTTGTGTTTGGATTACAGCTAAGCATGGCCAGAATT GGGAGCACAGTGAACATGAATATCATGGGATGGATATACTCAAGAGTTCAAGATCTTCTGGGGTATACTGGTCCCAGTACTCTTGGGTTAACTCTCATGATAG GTGGTGTAACATGTCTCTTCTCACTGACCTGTGCGCTAATCCTTGCTTACCTGGACAAGAGAGCAGAGAAGCTCCGTTGTAAAGAGCAAGGGAAAACGG GTGAAGTGATTAAACTAACAGACGTGAAGGACTTCTCTTTGTCCTTGTGGCTTATATTTGTAATCTGTGTCTGTTACTAtgcagcagtttttcctttcattggACTTGGAAA gGTTTTCTTTATTGAGAAATTCAAATTCTCGTCCCAAGAAGCAAGTGCAATTAACAG TATTGTGTATATCATATCAGCACCCATGTCCCCAGTCTTTGGACTCCTGGTGGATAAACTTGGAAAGAATATCATCTGGGTTCTATGTGCTGTAGTGACTACACTTGCCTCTCATATTATGTTGGCTTTTACCTTCTGGAACCCCTGGATAGCAATG TGTTTGCTAGGATTGGCCTACTCATTGCTTGCCTGTGCCCTGTGGCCCATGGTGGCCTTTGTGGTTCCAGAACACCAGCTGGGAACTGCTTATGGCTT TATGCAGTCTATCCAGAATCTCGGTCTGGCAATTATTGCTATAGCTGCTGGGATGATTTTGGACACAAGAGGTTACTTGTTTCTTGAAGTCTTCTTCAGTGCTTGTGTTTGCT tgtcacTAATAGCTGTAGTCATGCTGTATTTTGTGAATCACCTCACAG GTGGTGATCTCAACTGGTCTGCAAAGAAACgtgaaaaactgcagaaagcagctgaaacTGA aaaagaaatttga
- the MFSD1 gene encoding major facilitator superfamily domain-containing protein 1 isoform X3 — MAEEERALLGPAGRQEDGGGSAAAPSVLPAACDPRRLAHRLLVLSLMCFLGFGSYFCYDNPAALQTQVQRDMKVNTAQFMALYAWYSWPNVVLCFFGGFLIDRVFGIRLGTIIFSIFVCVGQVIFALGAILNTFWLMDVGRFIFGIGGESLAVAQNTYAVSWFKGKELNLVFGLQLSMARIGSTVNMNIMGWIYSRVQDLLGYTGPSTLGLTLMIGGVTCLFSLTCALILAYLDKRAEKLRCKEQGKTGEVIKLTDVKDFSLSLWLIFVICVCYYAAVFPFIGLGKVFFIEKFKFSSQEASAINSIVYIISAPMSPVFGLLVDKLGKNIIWVLCAVVTTLASHIMLAFTFWNPWIAMCLLGLAYSLLACALWPMVAFVVPEHQLGTAYGFMQSIQNLGLAIIAIAAGMILDTRGYLFLEVFFSACVCLSLIAVVMLYFVNHLTGGDLNWSAKKREKLQKAAETE; from the exons ATGGCGGAGGAGGAGCGGGCGCTGCtgggccccgccggccgccaGGAAGATGGCGGTGGCTCGGCGGCAGCCCCCAGCGTCCTGCCCGCCGCCTGCGACCCGCGGCGCTTGGCGCACCGCCTGCTCGTCCTCTCGCTCATGTGCTTCCTGGGCTTCG GCAGCTACTTCTGCTACGACAACCCGGCGGCGCTGCAGACGCAGGTGCAGCGG GACATGAAGGTGAACACAGCTCAGTTCATGGCACTCTATGCTTGGTATTCCTGGCCCAACGTGGTGCTTTGCTTCTTCGGAGGTTTTCTGATAGACAGAGTTTTTGGAATACG gtTGGGCACTATAATATTTAGTATCTTTGTTTGTGTTGGGCAG gtaatttttgctttgggaGCAATACTTAATACTTTCTGGCTGATGGATGTGGGCAGATTCATATTTGG AATAGGTGGAGAGTCCTTAGCAGTGGCACAGAACACCTATGCGGTCAGTTGGTTTAAAGGCAAGGAGTTAAATCTTGTGTTTGGATTACAGCTAAGCATGGCCAGAATT GGGAGCACAGTGAACATGAATATCATGGGATGGATATACTCAAGAGTTCAAGATCTTCTGGGGTATACTGGTCCCAGTACTCTTGGGTTAACTCTCATGATAG GTGGTGTAACATGTCTCTTCTCACTGACCTGTGCGCTAATCCTTGCTTACCTGGACAAGAGAGCAGAGAAGCTCCGTTGTAAAGAGCAAGGGAAAACGG GTGAAGTGATTAAACTAACAGACGTGAAGGACTTCTCTTTGTCCTTGTGGCTTATATTTGTAATCTGTGTCTGTTACTAtgcagcagtttttcctttcattggACTTGGAAA gGTTTTCTTTATTGAGAAATTCAAATTCTCGTCCCAAGAAGCAAGTGCAATTAACAG TATTGTGTATATCATATCAGCACCCATGTCCCCAGTCTTTGGACTCCTGGTGGATAAACTTGGAAAGAATATCATCTGGGTTCTATGTGCTGTAGTGACTACACTTGCCTCTCATATTATGTTGGCTTTTACCTTCTGGAACCCCTGGATAGCAATG TGTTTGCTAGGATTGGCCTACTCATTGCTTGCCTGTGCCCTGTGGCCCATGGTGGCCTTTGTGGTTCCAGAACACCAGCTGGGAACTGCTTATGGCTT TATGCAGTCTATCCAGAATCTCGGTCTGGCAATTATTGCTATAGCTGCTGGGATGATTTTGGACACAAGAGGTTACTTGTTTCTTGAAGTCTTCTTCAGTGCTTGTGTTTGCT tgtcacTAATAGCTGTAGTCATGCTGTATTTTGTGAATCACCTCACAG GTGGTGATCTCAACTGGTCTGCAAAGAAACgtgaaaaactgcagaaagcagctgaaacTGAGTAA